A genomic stretch from Mycobacterium paraterrae includes:
- a CDS encoding DUF4436 domain-containing protein, with amino-acid sequence MTVQTPSSVSRPTPAKERHRPRIVIGVAIVMAVFAAYGLSLFGVHLLQKTEGPLPPLDLSQAGLDETVVQIRLEELKPTTNRLTVNVLIYPGESLEDKRFDELNTDIAVRLYPPNDLGDLKYPAGKAPAQVSTTIQAHGDPGAWPFDSYKSEPISADVFVGNGAERKRLPARVQVTGAMDGWDATTQRNSDNSETGSHNRSNVVVTLHRAKGPLIFDLGIILVLISLPTLALVVAIPMAMGRRKFVPPFATWYAANLFAIVPLRNILPGAPPPGSMIDQALVQWVLLALATAMALYIYSYVRQGD; translated from the coding sequence ATGACCGTTCAGACACCCTCGTCGGTCTCGCGGCCGACTCCGGCGAAAGAACGACATCGGCCGCGCATCGTGATCGGCGTGGCGATCGTGATGGCCGTGTTCGCCGCCTACGGCCTCTCCTTGTTCGGCGTCCACCTCCTGCAGAAGACCGAAGGCCCGTTACCGCCGCTCGATCTCAGCCAGGCCGGTCTCGACGAGACGGTCGTGCAGATCCGCCTGGAAGAGCTGAAGCCCACCACGAACCGGCTTACGGTGAATGTGTTGATCTATCCCGGTGAGTCGTTGGAAGACAAGCGCTTCGACGAGCTCAACACCGACATCGCCGTACGGCTGTATCCGCCCAACGATCTCGGTGACCTGAAGTACCCCGCGGGCAAGGCGCCGGCTCAGGTCAGCACCACGATCCAGGCGCACGGCGATCCGGGCGCATGGCCCTTTGACTCCTATAAGTCCGAGCCGATCTCGGCCGACGTGTTCGTCGGAAACGGCGCCGAACGCAAGCGACTTCCGGCCCGCGTCCAGGTAACCGGCGCGATGGACGGCTGGGACGCGACCACGCAGCGCAACAGTGACAACAGCGAAACCGGCAGCCACAACAGGAGCAATGTGGTGGTGACGCTGCACCGGGCCAAGGGCCCGCTGATCTTCGACCTGGGCATCATCCTGGTCTTGATCAGCCTGCCGACCCTGGCGTTGGTCGTGGCCATTCCGATGGCGATGGGCAGGCGAAAGTTCGTGCCTCCGTTCGCAACCTGGTACGCGGCGAACTTGTTCGCGATCGTCCCGCTGCGAAATATCTTGCCCGGTGCACCGCCGCCGGGTTCGATGATCGACCAGGCACTGGTGCAGTGGGTGCTCCTCGCGCTCGCGACCGCCATGGCGCTGTACATCTACTCCTATGTCCGGCAAGGGGATTGA
- a CDS encoding type Z 30S ribosomal protein S14 has translation MAKKALINKSQRKPKFAVRAYTRCNKCGRPHAVFRKFGLCRICLREMAHAGELPGVQKSSW, from the coding sequence ATGGCGAAAAAAGCTCTGATCAACAAGAGCCAGCGCAAGCCGAAGTTCGCGGTGCGCGCCTACACCCGCTGCAACAAATGCGGCCGTCCGCACGCGGTGTTCCGCAAGTTCGGGCTGTGCAGGATCTGCCTGCGCGAAATGGCGCATGCGGGCGAGTTGCCCGGCGTGCAGAAGAGCAGCTGGTGA
- the rpsH gene encoding 30S ribosomal protein S8, whose translation MTMTDPIADFLTRLRNANSAYHDEVTLPHSKIKANIAEILKREGYITDYRTEDARVGKALTVQLKYGPSRERSIAGLRRVSKPGLRVYAKSTSLPRVLGGLGVAIISTSSGLLTDRQAARQGVGGEVLAYVW comes from the coding sequence ATGACAATGACCGACCCCATCGCAGACTTCTTGACGCGTCTGCGCAACGCCAATTCGGCGTACCACGACGAGGTGACGCTGCCGCACTCGAAGATCAAGGCCAACATCGCCGAGATCCTCAAGCGCGAGGGTTACATCACCGACTACCGCACCGAGGACGCGCGCGTCGGCAAGGCGCTGACCGTCCAGCTCAAGTACGGGCCGAGCCGGGAACGCAGCATCGCCGGCCTGCGCCGGGTGTCCAAGCCCGGTCTGCGGGTTTACGCGAAGTCGACCAGCTTGCCGCGTGTGCTCGGCGGCCTGGGCGTGGCGATCATTTCGACGTCGTCGGGCCTGCTCACCGACCGTCAGGCAGCCAGACAGGGCGTGGGCGGCGAAGTCCTCGCGTACGTGTGGTGA
- the rpmD gene encoding 50S ribosomal protein L30 has protein sequence MAQLKITQVRGTIGARWKQRESLRSLGLRKIRQSVVRDDDAQTRGLIKAVQHLVEVEPAEGGSK, from the coding sequence ATGGCGCAACTCAAGATCACTCAGGTGCGTGGCACGATCGGCGCCCGCTGGAAGCAGCGGGAAAGCCTTCGCTCGCTGGGCCTTCGGAAGATTCGGCAGTCGGTGGTGCGCGATGACGACGCGCAAACCCGTGGTCTGATCAAGGCCGTCCAGCACCTCGTCGAGGTCGAGCCGGCCGAAGGAGGCAGCAAGTGA
- a CDS encoding arylsulfatase: MVGEFNGKIELDIRDSEPDWGPYAAPTAPEGSPNILYLVWDDTGIATWDCFGGLVDMPAMTRIAEHGVRLSQFHTTALCSPTRASLLTGRNATTVGMAMIEEFTEGFPNSNGRIPFETALLSEVLAERGYNTYCVGKWHLTPLEESNLAATKRHWPTSRGFERFYGFLGGETDQWYPDLVYDNHPVNPPGTPEDGYHLSKDLADKTIEFIRDAKVIAPDKPWFSYVCPGAGHAPHHVFREWADRYAGKFDMGYERYREIVLERQKAMGIVPQDTELSPVNPYLDVKGPDGQPWPLQDTVRPWDSLNDEEKRLFSRMAEVFAGFLSYTDAQIGRILDYLEESGQLENTLIVVISDNGASGEGGPNGSVNEGKFFNGYIDTVEESMKLFDQLGGPQTYNHYPIGWAMAFNTPYKLYKRYASHEGGIADTAIVSWPKGIAAHGEVRDNYVSVCDITPTVYDLLNIEPPQTVKGIPQKPLDGVSFKAALADPSADTGKQTQFYTMLGTRGVWHNGWFANTVHAATPAGWSHFDADRWELFHIEADRSQCHDLAGEHPEKLEELKALWFSEAAKYNGLPLSDLNVMETLMRSRPLLAGDRDSYTYYPDCADVGIGAGAELRGRSFAVLADVTVDSTGAEGVLFKQGGAHGGHALFIQDGRLHYVYNFLGERQQEVASTEAVPLGRHVFGVRYARAGTVENSHTPLGDVTLFIDDATVGTLADVQTHPGTFGLAGAGITVGRNGGSAVSSRYKAPFVFTGGTIAQVTVDLSGRPYQDVEKELALAFSRD; encoded by the coding sequence ATGGTAGGCGAGTTCAACGGCAAGATCGAGCTGGATATCCGTGATTCGGAACCAGATTGGGGCCCTTACGCCGCGCCGACCGCGCCGGAGGGCTCACCCAACATCCTGTACCTAGTGTGGGATGACACCGGCATCGCGACCTGGGACTGCTTCGGCGGTTTGGTCGATATGCCGGCGATGACCCGGATCGCCGAGCACGGCGTACGGCTGTCGCAGTTTCACACCACGGCGTTGTGTTCGCCGACCCGCGCGTCGCTGCTGACCGGGCGCAACGCCACCACGGTCGGCATGGCCATGATCGAGGAGTTCACCGAAGGATTCCCCAACTCGAACGGCCGTATCCCCTTCGAAACCGCCTTACTGTCAGAGGTTTTGGCCGAACGGGGCTACAACACCTACTGCGTCGGCAAGTGGCATCTGACCCCACTCGAAGAATCGAACCTGGCTGCGACCAAACGGCACTGGCCGACGTCGCGCGGATTCGAGCGCTTCTATGGCTTCCTGGGTGGCGAAACTGACCAGTGGTACCCGGACCTGGTCTACGACAACCACCCAGTGAACCCGCCCGGCACCCCGGAGGACGGCTATCACCTGTCGAAAGATCTGGCGGACAAGACAATTGAGTTCATCCGCGATGCCAAGGTGATCGCTCCGGACAAGCCGTGGTTCAGCTACGTCTGCCCGGGCGCGGGTCACGCGCCGCACCATGTCTTCCGGGAGTGGGCGGACCGGTACGCCGGCAAGTTCGACATGGGTTACGAGCGGTACCGCGAGATCGTGCTCGAGCGGCAGAAGGCGATGGGCATCGTGCCGCAGGACACCGAGCTGTCGCCGGTCAATCCCTACCTTGACGTCAAGGGTCCCGACGGCCAGCCGTGGCCTCTGCAGGACACCGTGCGGCCGTGGGACTCGCTGAACGACGAAGAGAAGCGACTCTTCAGCCGCATGGCGGAGGTGTTCGCGGGATTCCTCAGTTACACCGACGCCCAGATCGGGCGCATCCTGGACTATCTCGAGGAATCGGGTCAGCTGGAGAACACGCTGATCGTGGTGATCTCCGACAACGGAGCCAGCGGTGAGGGCGGTCCCAACGGGTCGGTGAACGAAGGCAAGTTCTTCAACGGCTACATCGACACCGTCGAGGAGAGCATGAAGCTCTTCGACCAGCTCGGCGGGCCGCAGACCTACAACCACTATCCGATCGGGTGGGCGATGGCATTCAACACGCCCTACAAGCTCTACAAGCGATACGCCTCGCACGAGGGTGGCATCGCCGACACGGCAATTGTGTCCTGGCCCAAAGGGATTGCAGCGCACGGTGAAGTGCGCGACAACTACGTCAGCGTATGCGACATCACCCCGACCGTCTACGACCTGTTGAACATCGAGCCGCCGCAGACCGTCAAAGGTATCCCGCAGAAGCCGCTAGACGGCGTGAGTTTCAAAGCCGCGCTTGCCGATCCATCCGCCGACACCGGCAAGCAGACTCAGTTCTACACGATGCTGGGTACTCGAGGCGTCTGGCACAACGGCTGGTTCGCCAACACCGTGCACGCCGCCACGCCAGCGGGCTGGAGTCATTTCGACGCCGACCGTTGGGAGCTCTTCCACATCGAAGCCGACCGCAGCCAGTGCCACGACTTGGCCGGAGAGCATCCCGAAAAGTTGGAAGAGCTCAAGGCGCTCTGGTTTTCCGAAGCTGCGAAGTACAACGGTCTGCCGTTGTCGGACCTCAACGTGATGGAGACGTTGATGCGTTCGCGGCCGCTGTTGGCCGGTGATCGCGATAGCTACACCTACTATCCCGATTGCGCCGACGTCGGGATCGGCGCCGGCGCCGAGCTGCGCGGCCGGTCCTTCGCGGTGCTTGCCGACGTCACCGTCGACAGCACAGGAGCCGAGGGTGTGTTATTCAAGCAGGGCGGCGCCCACGGCGGCCACGCGCTGTTCATCCAGGACGGCCGGCTGCATTACGTCTACAACTTCCTCGGCGAACGGCAGCAGGAGGTCGCCTCGACGGAGGCGGTACCTCTGGGTCGGCACGTGTTCGGTGTCCGCTACGCCCGTGCGGGCACAGTCGAGAACAGCCACACGCCGCTGGGTGACGTCACGCTGTTCATCGACGACGCGACAGTCGGCACGCTGGCCGACGTGCAGACGCATCCGGGCACCTTCGGGCTGGCCGGTGCCGGAATCACGGTCGGCCGCAACGGCGGTTCGGCAGTGTCCAGCCGCTACAAGGCGCCGTTCGTGTTCACCGGGGGCACCATCGCGCAGGTCACCGTCGATCTGTCCGGTCGGCCGTATCAAGACGTGGAAAAAGAATTGGCGCTAGCCTTTTCGCGTGACTAA
- the rplE gene encoding 50S ribosomal protein L5 gives MTTTEKVQPRLKARYVDEIRDALNKEFAYANVMQIPGVVKVVVNMGVGDAARDAKLINGAVNDLALITGQKPEIRKATKSIAQFKLREGMPIGARVTLRGDRMWEFLDRLISISLPRIRDFRGLSPKQFDGRGNYTFGLTEQSVFHEIDVDNIDRPRGMDITVVTSATNDDEGRALLRGLGFPFKEK, from the coding sequence ATGACGACCACCGAGAAGGTTCAGCCCCGCCTGAAGGCGCGCTACGTCGACGAGATCCGTGACGCGCTGAACAAAGAGTTCGCCTACGCCAACGTCATGCAGATCCCGGGCGTGGTCAAGGTTGTCGTCAACATGGGTGTCGGCGACGCCGCCCGCGACGCCAAGCTGATCAACGGCGCGGTCAACGACCTGGCGCTGATCACCGGCCAGAAGCCGGAGATCCGCAAGGCCACCAAGTCGATCGCCCAGTTCAAGCTCCGCGAGGGCATGCCAATCGGCGCACGCGTCACGCTGCGCGGCGACCGGATGTGGGAGTTCCTGGACCGGCTGATCTCGATCTCGCTTCCGCGTATCCGCGACTTCCGCGGACTTAGCCCCAAGCAGTTCGACGGCCGGGGCAACTACACCTTCGGGCTGACCGAGCAGTCGGTGTTCCACGAGATCGACGTGGACAACATCGACCGCCCGCGTGGCATGGACATCACCGTCGTCACCTCGGCGACCAATGACGACGAGGGCCGAGCGCTGTTGCGCGGCCTCGGCTTTCCCTTCAAGGAGAAGTGA
- the rpsE gene encoding 30S ribosomal protein S5, with protein MAEQPAGTAGPTNEGRDDRRDSRDNRGRRDGGGRGGRDRDGDKSNYLERVVTINRVSKVVKGGRRFSFTALVIVGDGNGMVGVGYGKAKEVPAAIAKGVEEARKGFFRVPLIGGTIVHPVQGEAAAGVVLLRPASPGTGVIAGGAARAVLECAGVRDILAKSLGSDNAINVVHATVAALKMLQRPEEVAARRGLPLEDVAPAGMLRARRESETLAASAAREGNA; from the coding sequence ATGGCGGAGCAACCGGCTGGAACGGCCGGCCCGACCAACGAGGGCCGCGACGACCGTCGCGACTCGCGTGACAACCGGGGCCGCCGCGACGGTGGCGGCCGTGGCGGTCGTGACCGTGACGGAGACAAGAGCAACTACCTGGAGCGGGTTGTCACGATCAACCGCGTTTCCAAGGTGGTCAAGGGTGGTCGGCGCTTCAGCTTCACCGCGCTGGTCATCGTCGGCGACGGCAACGGCATGGTCGGTGTCGGCTACGGCAAGGCCAAGGAAGTTCCGGCCGCGATCGCCAAGGGTGTCGAGGAAGCGCGCAAGGGATTCTTCCGCGTCCCGCTGATCGGCGGAACCATCGTGCACCCGGTCCAGGGTGAAGCTGCGGCAGGCGTTGTGTTGTTGCGTCCGGCCAGCCCGGGTACCGGTGTGATCGCCGGCGGTGCGGCTCGTGCGGTGTTGGAATGTGCGGGTGTGCGCGACATCCTGGCCAAGTCGCTGGGTAGCGACAACGCGATCAACGTCGTGCATGCGACGGTCGCTGCGCTCAAGATGCTGCAGCGTCCCGAAGAGGTTGCCGCGCGACGTGGACTGCCGCTGGAGGACGTTGCTCCGGCCGGCATGCTGCGCGCCCGCCGCGAAAGTGAGACGCTGGCCGCCAGCGCCGCTCGTGAAGGAAACGCGTAA
- a CDS encoding DUF2834 domain-containing protein, whose protein sequence is MRTTETDRAGSMPPARKVLCGVYALIALLALVATWSQTVNYIHSGAAFFGTFWQDTRVNAASRNVAADALMLSMSVVIFMVIEARKHQIRFVWLYVIGGVFIAISVTVPLFLLAREIRIGGAERPHLRPLDVIFLIVSSAGALTLTAWVDAG, encoded by the coding sequence ATGAGAACAACCGAGACGGATCGAGCCGGGTCGATGCCTCCGGCCCGCAAAGTGTTGTGCGGCGTGTACGCGCTGATCGCGCTCCTAGCGCTGGTGGCGACGTGGAGCCAAACCGTCAATTACATCCACAGCGGTGCCGCCTTCTTCGGCACCTTCTGGCAAGACACCAGGGTCAATGCCGCGTCGCGCAACGTCGCCGCCGACGCGCTGATGCTGAGCATGTCCGTCGTCATCTTCATGGTCATCGAAGCCAGGAAACACCAGATTCGCTTTGTCTGGCTCTACGTCATCGGCGGAGTCTTCATCGCCATCAGCGTGACCGTTCCGCTCTTTCTGCTCGCACGCGAAATTCGGATCGGCGGCGCAGAACGCCCGCACCTTCGCCCACTCGACGTGATCTTCTTGATCGTGTCGAGCGCTGGAGCTCTCACCCTCACTGCCTGGGTCGACGCGGGTTGA
- the rplR gene encoding 50S ribosomal protein L18 produces MAQSQAGTAQKPSGQNVSAVRRRQRLRRHARLRKKISGTAERPRLVVHRSSRHIHVQLVDDLTGTTVAAASSIEADVRGVEGDKKAHSVRVGQLIAERAKAAGINTVVFDRGGYTYGGRIAALADAAREGGLEF; encoded by the coding sequence ATGGCGCAATCACAAGCTGGTACCGCGCAGAAGCCGTCCGGGCAGAACGTGTCGGCCGTTCGGCGCAGGCAGCGGCTGCGTCGTCACGCGCGGCTGCGCAAGAAGATTTCGGGCACCGCGGAGCGTCCGCGCTTGGTGGTACACCGCTCGTCGCGGCACATCCACGTGCAGTTGGTCGACGACCTGACCGGCACGACCGTGGCCGCCGCCTCGTCGATCGAGGCGGACGTGCGCGGCGTAGAGGGCGACAAGAAGGCGCACAGCGTCCGGGTCGGGCAGTTGATCGCCGAGCGCGCCAAGGCCGCCGGTATCAACACCGTGGTGTTCGACCGTGGTGGTTACACCTACGGCGGGCGGATCGCGGCACTGGCCGACGCCGCTCGCGAGGGTGGTTTGGAATTCTGA
- the rplX gene encoding 50S ribosomal protein L24, translated as MKVHKGDTVLVISGKDKGAKGKVLQAYPARNKVLVQGVNRIKKHTAISSNERGAQSGGIVTQEAPIHVSNVMVVDSDGQPTRIGYRVDEESGKRVRISKRNGKDIES; from the coding sequence ATGAAGGTGCACAAGGGCGACACCGTCCTGGTCATCTCGGGTAAGGACAAGGGCGCCAAAGGCAAAGTGCTGCAGGCGTACCCGGCCCGCAACAAGGTGCTCGTGCAGGGCGTCAACCGGATCAAGAAGCACACCGCGATCTCTTCCAACGAGCGCGGTGCGCAGTCGGGCGGAATCGTCACGCAGGAAGCGCCGATCCACGTCTCCAACGTGATGGTGGTCGATTCCGACGGCCAGCCCACTCGGATCGGCTACCGGGTCGACGAGGAGTCCGGCAAGCGGGTTCGCATCTCCAAGCGCAACGGCAAGGACATTGAGTCATGA
- the rplF gene encoding 50S ribosomal protein L6 has protein sequence MSRIGKQPIVIPSGVEVSIDGQKVSVKGPKGTLDLKVSEPITVARNEDGAIVVTRPDDDRHNRSLHGLSRTLVSNLVTGVTQGYTIKMEIFGVGYRVQAKGSNLEFALGYSHPVLITAPEGVTFAVETPTKFSISGIDKQKVGQIAANIRRLRKSDPYKGKGIRYEGEQIRRKVGKTGK, from the coding sequence ATGTCGCGTATTGGTAAGCAACCGATTGTGATCCCGTCCGGGGTCGAGGTGTCCATCGACGGCCAGAAGGTCTCGGTGAAGGGACCCAAGGGCACCCTAGACCTGAAGGTCTCCGAGCCAATCACGGTGGCGCGCAACGAAGATGGCGCGATCGTGGTGACCCGTCCGGACGACGACCGGCACAACCGGTCGTTGCACGGGCTGTCCCGCACCCTGGTGTCCAACCTGGTCACCGGCGTCACGCAGGGCTACACCATCAAGATGGAGATCTTCGGCGTCGGTTACCGCGTGCAAGCCAAGGGCAGCAACCTCGAGTTCGCCCTCGGCTACAGCCACCCGGTGCTGATCACCGCGCCCGAGGGTGTGACGTTCGCGGTCGAGACACCTACCAAGTTCTCGATCTCGGGCATCGACAAGCAAAAGGTCGGCCAGATCGCGGCCAACATCCGCCGTCTCCGTAAGAGCGATCCCTACAAGGGCAAGGGAATTCGCTACGAAGGCGAGCAGATCCGCCGCAAGGTCGGAAAGACAGGTAAGTAG
- the rplO gene encoding 50S ribosomal protein L15 has protein sequence MTIKLHDLRPAPGSKTKRTRVGRGEGSKGKTAGRGTKGTKARKNVPATFEGGQMPIHMRLPKLKGFRNRFRTEYEVVNVGDINRLFPEGGSVGLDELVAKGAVRKNTLVKVLGDGKLAAKVDVTAHKFSGSAREKITAAGGSATEL, from the coding sequence GTGACCATCAAACTGCACGACCTGCGCCCCGCGCCCGGGTCGAAGACCAAGCGCACCCGCGTAGGTCGCGGTGAAGGCTCCAAGGGTAAGACCGCGGGTCGAGGCACCAAGGGTACGAAGGCTCGCAAGAACGTGCCGGCCACCTTCGAGGGTGGGCAGATGCCGATTCACATGCGGCTGCCCAAGCTCAAGGGTTTCCGTAACCGGTTCCGCACCGAGTACGAGGTCGTCAACGTCGGCGACATCAACCGGCTGTTCCCCGAAGGTGGCTCGGTCGGACTGGACGAGCTGGTGGCCAAGGGCGCGGTCCGCAAGAACACCCTCGTGAAGGTCCTCGGCGACGGCAAGCTAGCCGCCAAAGTCGACGTCACCGCGCACAAGTTCAGCGGCAGCGCTCGCGAAAAGATCACCGCGGCAGGCGGTTCGGCCACCGAGCTGTAA
- a CDS encoding formylglycine-generating enzyme family protein produces the protein MPTELVELPTGSFRMGSTSFYPEEAPIHTVRIDAFAIERHPVTNTQFAEFVDATGYVTIAEQPIDPALYPGADPNELQSGAMVFRPTSGPVDLRDWRQWWTWVPGACWRHPFGPGSDVADRAEHPVVQVAYPDAAAYARWAGRRLPTEAEWEYAARGGTTTTYAWGDDEKPDGKPMANTWQGRFPYRNDGWPGTSPVATFPPNGFGLFDMIGNVWEWTTTEFSAHHRIDQPPKSCCAPTGPADPAVTQTLKGGSHLCAPEYCHRYRPAARSPQSQDTATTHIGFRCVSDRVS, from the coding sequence ATGCCCACCGAACTCGTCGAACTGCCGACCGGGTCATTCCGAATGGGATCAACCAGTTTCTACCCGGAGGAAGCTCCGATCCACACGGTGCGCATCGACGCGTTCGCAATCGAACGCCACCCGGTGACCAACACGCAGTTCGCCGAATTCGTCGATGCGACAGGTTATGTCACGATCGCCGAGCAGCCGATCGACCCGGCCCTGTACCCGGGCGCCGACCCGAACGAGCTGCAGTCCGGCGCAATGGTTTTCCGCCCGACTTCGGGGCCGGTCGATCTGCGCGACTGGCGGCAGTGGTGGACCTGGGTGCCGGGAGCCTGCTGGCGGCACCCGTTCGGACCGGGCAGCGACGTCGCCGACCGGGCGGAGCATCCGGTGGTGCAGGTGGCCTATCCCGACGCGGCCGCCTATGCGCGCTGGGCGGGACGACGACTGCCGACCGAAGCAGAATGGGAGTACGCCGCCCGCGGCGGGACCACCACCACCTACGCCTGGGGCGACGACGAAAAGCCCGACGGGAAGCCGATGGCCAACACCTGGCAGGGCCGGTTCCCGTACCGCAATGACGGGTGGCCGGGCACGTCGCCGGTCGCGACGTTTCCGCCGAATGGTTTCGGCTTGTTCGACATGATCGGCAACGTATGGGAGTGGACGACCACCGAATTCTCGGCGCATCACCGGATTGATCAACCGCCCAAAAGCTGTTGCGCGCCAACCGGACCCGCCGATCCCGCGGTCACGCAGACACTCAAAGGCGGCTCACACCTGTGTGCCCCGGAGTATTGCCACCGCTACCGGCCGGCGGCGCGCTCCCCGCAGTCGCAGGACACCGCGACCACACACATCGGCTTTCGATGCGTAAGCGACCGGGTCAGCTGA
- the pstS gene encoding phosphate ABC transporter substrate-binding protein PstS yields the protein MKYKRLAAAVSLLAAGATVLSGCEVPHTSMAYASEVVTCGGKPAISASGSTAQANAMKRFVSAYSKSCPGHDLNYTANGSGAGVADFLSGKSDFAGSDIPLSDDQAAAAKQRCGGAEAWNLPVVFGPLAITYNLPNDFLVLDAQTVAGIFNGSITRWDDPQITALNASMPSEDIHVVYRSDKSGSTANFQDYLKSAAGNVWTQGTGKEFKGGVGTGAKGNDGTSSMVKNTEGAITYNELSFAMDQGLFAAEIKTPASRKTRRPVRIGTDSVGKTIAGAKIVGKGNNLVLDLSSFYNPSQDDVYPIVMATYEIVCSKYPDPQVGMAVKAALEATLGPGQIDLDKHGYIPLPPDFQSKVMGAATAIS from the coding sequence ATGAAGTACAAGCGACTAGCCGCCGCCGTCAGTTTGCTGGCCGCGGGCGCCACCGTGCTGTCGGGGTGCGAAGTCCCTCACACCAGCATGGCGTACGCGAGCGAGGTCGTGACCTGTGGAGGCAAGCCGGCGATCTCGGCCAGCGGCTCCACCGCCCAAGCCAACGCGATGAAGCGCTTCGTCAGCGCCTACAGCAAGTCCTGCCCCGGTCACGATCTGAACTACACCGCGAACGGATCGGGCGCCGGCGTCGCCGACTTCCTTTCGGGCAAGAGCGATTTCGCCGGTTCGGACATCCCCCTGAGCGACGACCAGGCGGCCGCCGCCAAACAGCGCTGCGGTGGAGCCGAGGCGTGGAACCTGCCGGTGGTCTTCGGGCCGTTGGCCATCACCTACAACCTGCCGAACGACTTCCTGGTGCTCGACGCCCAGACGGTGGCCGGCATCTTCAACGGCAGTATCACCCGCTGGGATGACCCGCAGATCACGGCGCTGAACGCGTCGATGCCGTCCGAAGACATCCATGTCGTCTATCGCAGTGACAAATCGGGCAGCACGGCCAACTTCCAGGACTACCTCAAGTCCGCGGCCGGCAACGTGTGGACCCAGGGCACCGGCAAGGAGTTCAAGGGCGGCGTGGGGACCGGCGCCAAGGGCAACGACGGCACCTCGTCGATGGTCAAGAACACCGAAGGCGCGATCACCTACAACGAGTTGTCGTTCGCGATGGACCAGGGTCTGTTCGCCGCCGAGATCAAGACGCCGGCCAGCCGGAAGACGAGGCGACCGGTCCGCATCGGCACCGACTCGGTCGGCAAGACCATCGCCGGAGCCAAGATCGTCGGCAAGGGCAACAACTTGGTGCTCGACCTGTCGTCGTTCTACAACCCCAGCCAGGACGACGTCTATCCGATCGTGATGGCGACCTACGAGATCGTCTGCTCGAAATACCCTGACCCGCAAGTGGGGATGGCGGTCAAGGCCGCCCTGGAGGCCACCCTCGGACCTGGCCAGATCGATTTGGACAAGCACGGCTACATTCCGCTGCCGCCGGACTTCCAGTCGAAGGTGATGGGAGCGGCCACCGCCATCAGCTGA
- the rplN gene encoding 50S ribosomal protein L14 yields the protein MIQQESRLKVADNTGAKEILCIRVLGGSSRRYAGIGDVIVATVKDAIPGGNVKRGDVVKAVVVRTVKERRRPDGSYIKFDENAAVIIKPDNDPRGTRIFGPVGRELREKRFMKIVSLAPEVL from the coding sequence GTGATTCAGCAGGAATCGCGGCTGAAGGTGGCCGACAACACCGGTGCCAAGGAAATCTTGTGCATCCGCGTGCTCGGCGGCTCGTCGCGGCGCTACGCCGGCATTGGCGATGTCATCGTGGCGACGGTGAAAGACGCCATTCCCGGCGGCAACGTCAAGCGTGGTGACGTGGTGAAGGCCGTCGTCGTGCGCACCGTCAAGGAGCGCCGCCGCCCGGACGGTAGCTACATCAAGTTCGACGAGAACGCAGCCGTCATCATCAAGCCTGACAACGACCCGCGTGGAACGCGCATCTTCGGGCCGGTCGGCCGCGAACTGCGTGAGAAGCGCTTCATGAAGATCGTCTCGCTCGCCCCGGAGGTGCTGTAG